Proteins found in one Anaerolineales bacterium genomic segment:
- a CDS encoding AAA family ATPase, with translation SSIILWGPPGSGKTTLAMVIANLTKSHFDTLSAVLAGKAELKEVLGAATERRKLYQKRTILFVDEVHRWNKAQQDALLPHVENGAVTFIGATTENPYFEVIGALVSRSRVFQLRPLGDADVHLLLERAIQDVERGYGSRKIEADDDALEHIIHVAGGDARNALNALELAVESTPPNEQGVIHLTLGVAQDSIQRRAVLYDKDGDAHYDTISAFIKSVRGSDPDAALYWLAKMLYAGEDPRFILRRLIILSGEDIGLGDPLGLVVASAAAQAFDYIGMPEGVYPIVEATLYLATAPKSNTATSYFKAFQLIEQEGTGDVPQHLQDSNRDAVALGHGKDYRYPHESPEHFLPQQYLPRSVLGTYFYTPSSQGYEAEVAERLQRWRLAQRKALGITKTEEIPDLTQDTILEIKHKHKPT, from the coding sequence TCTTCCATCATCCTGTGGGGACCACCCGGTTCAGGCAAGACCACCCTGGCGATGGTCATCGCCAACCTGACCAAGTCACATTTTGATACGTTATCGGCAGTTCTGGCAGGCAAAGCTGAGCTTAAGGAAGTACTGGGAGCTGCCACAGAACGCCGTAAGCTTTACCAGAAAAGGACCATCCTGTTCGTAGATGAGGTGCACCGCTGGAATAAGGCTCAGCAGGATGCACTCCTTCCGCATGTGGAAAACGGCGCGGTGACGTTCATCGGGGCTACTACCGAAAATCCATACTTCGAAGTGATTGGCGCGTTGGTATCTCGCTCGCGCGTCTTCCAACTGCGCCCATTAGGGGATGCTGATGTCCACTTGCTGCTTGAGCGCGCCATCCAGGACGTGGAACGCGGCTATGGCAGTCGCAAGATCGAAGCGGACGATGACGCCCTCGAGCACATCATCCATGTGGCTGGGGGCGATGCCCGCAATGCCCTGAACGCCCTTGAGCTGGCAGTAGAGTCCACTCCACCCAATGAGCAGGGTGTCATCCATCTCACCCTTGGCGTTGCCCAGGATTCGATCCAGCGTCGCGCCGTCCTGTATGATAAGGATGGGGATGCCCACTATGACACGATATCAGCCTTCATCAAGTCGGTGCGCGGCTCCGATCCTGATGCCGCTCTGTATTGGCTGGCAAAGATGCTGTATGCCGGTGAAGATCCGCGTTTTATCTTGCGCAGGTTGATCATTCTTTCTGGCGAAGATATTGGCCTGGGAGATCCGTTGGGGCTGGTCGTCGCCAGCGCTGCAGCTCAGGCTTTCGACTATATCGGCATGCCTGAAGGCGTTTACCCCATTGTTGAAGCTACGCTTTACCTTGCTACTGCGCCTAAATCAAACACGGCCACCTCGTATTTCAAGGCCTTCCAATTGATCGAGCAGGAAGGTACCGGTGATGTGCCTCAGCACCTGCAGGACAGCAACCGTGATGCAGTAGCCTTGGGCCATGGCAAGGATTATCGGTACCCGCATGAATCCCCTGAGCATTTCCTCCCGCAGCAGTACCTGCCTAGATCTGTCTTAGGGACCTATTTCTATACACCCTCCAGCCAGGGGTATGAGGCAGAAGTGGCTGAACGGCTGCAACGCTGGCGCCTGGCCCAGCGCAAAGCTTTAGGCATCACCAAGACCGAAGAAATCCCCGACCTGACTCAGGATACCATCCTGGAGATCAAGCACAAGCACAAACCAACCTAA
- a CDS encoding phosphoglycerate mutase has product MTIFLLIRHGETDYNKKWHLPGRIPDVHLNKRGCQQAQALADHLSTAPIKAIYSSPLDRTLETAGPLAKLLNLEVIPMVGLLETDCGEWQGLSVKKLRRLKVWQEVQHHPSLFTFPGGESVRECQQRMVQAIESLRLIHSPDDVVACFSHADPLKQVIAYYLGLGLDNFQRLSITPGSVSALSITGNSSQLMSLNYNPSFSWEALQPSNLNKSAANARSK; this is encoded by the coding sequence ATGACTATTTTCCTGCTCATCCGTCACGGCGAGACTGATTACAACAAGAAATGGCATCTGCCTGGACGCATCCCCGACGTGCACCTCAATAAAAGAGGCTGCCAGCAAGCCCAGGCTTTAGCTGACCATCTCTCAACGGCACCCATCAAGGCAATTTATTCCAGCCCGCTCGACCGCACCCTCGAAACTGCCGGACCGCTGGCAAAACTACTCAATCTTGAGGTAATCCCAATGGTGGGGTTGCTGGAGACAGATTGTGGGGAGTGGCAGGGCTTATCGGTGAAAAAGCTACGCAGGCTGAAGGTCTGGCAGGAAGTTCAACATCACCCCTCATTGTTTACTTTTCCAGGTGGTGAATCAGTGCGCGAGTGCCAGCAACGCATGGTGCAGGCCATAGAATCCCTGCGGTTGATCCATTCGCCCGATGATGTGGTGGCGTGTTTCAGCCATGCCGACCCCCTCAAGCAGGTCATCGCCTATTATCTCGGCTTAGGATTGGATAACTTCCAACGCCTGAGCATCACACCTGGCTCTGTCTCTGCTTTGAGCATCACTGGCAACAGCAGCCAGCTGATGTCATTGAACTATAATCCATCATTCTCTTGGGAAGCCTTACAGCCATCCAATCTAAATAAATCAGCCGCTAACGCCAGGTCTAAATGA
- a CDS encoding DUF3090 domain-containing protein has translation MTSIDIDLHPVDHISIDALGQPGKRVFYIQGWQGERTVTLIIEKLQLQTLAVGIEQFLAEVQDKASSLREASAEYDEEQMHIHPPVDPLFRVGEFGLGYDAENDLMVLVAHELLPEGTPPEEVGVVRFWCTRDQLRALARWGIEVASRGRPICPQCGEPMNPEGHFCPKKNGHKH, from the coding sequence ATGACTTCTATTGATATCGATCTCCACCCGGTTGACCATATCTCCATTGACGCCCTCGGCCAGCCAGGGAAACGCGTCTTCTACATCCAGGGTTGGCAGGGTGAGCGCACGGTCACCCTAATCATTGAAAAATTGCAGCTGCAGACACTGGCAGTGGGAATTGAGCAGTTTCTTGCAGAAGTCCAGGACAAAGCCTCCAGTTTACGAGAGGCTTCGGCGGAGTATGACGAGGAGCAGATGCACATCCACCCCCCGGTTGACCCCTTATTCCGGGTGGGTGAGTTTGGCCTGGGTTATGACGCCGAGAATGACTTGATGGTGTTGGTGGCGCATGAATTGCTGCCGGAAGGAACACCTCCAGAAGAAGTTGGTGTGGTGCGATTTTGGTGCACGCGCGACCAGCTGCGCGCCCTGGCGCGTTGGGGCATTGAAGTAGCCTCACGCGGCAGGCCGATCTGTCCACAGTGCGGCGAGCCAATGAACCCCGAAGGACATTTCTGCCCCAAGAAAAACGGCCATAAGCATTAA
- a CDS encoding homoserine dehydrogenase produces the protein MTHYNLALIGFGNVGQAFLSLLQQKKDLLMDEYGLSFTVTAIATGRHGMAINRQGMDPDRAIQLISQGSSINSLSNQTAPIDTLELIRSCRADVLFENTPVNYETGQPALTYLGAALENGMHAITANKGPVVHGYEELTHLAKQHDRKFYFESAVMDGAPIFSLFRGSLPALDLKAFLGILNSTTNLVLTRMEAGDSFAGSVAYAQSIGLAESDPTGDIDGWDAAVKVSALVTVLMGIPLKLAQIDRTGIRGLTANDIQQAQAQGKRWKLVCNARREGETVIARVKPELVGPDSPLYGVTGTSSIVTFETDVLPQLSIVEGNPGPETTAYGLLADFINATR, from the coding sequence ATGACACATTACAACTTAGCATTGATCGGATTTGGCAACGTGGGGCAGGCATTCCTGAGCCTGCTGCAACAGAAAAAAGACCTGCTAATGGATGAGTATGGGCTCAGCTTCACGGTGACTGCCATCGCTACCGGGCGCCATGGTATGGCAATCAACCGGCAGGGGATGGACCCTGATCGCGCTATCCAGCTCATCTCTCAAGGAAGCTCCATTAACTCACTATCAAACCAGACTGCACCGATAGATACATTAGAACTGATCAGAAGTTGTAGGGCAGATGTGTTATTCGAGAACACGCCGGTTAATTACGAAACAGGGCAACCTGCTCTTACTTACTTGGGTGCTGCATTGGAAAATGGCATGCACGCTATCACCGCCAACAAAGGCCCGGTTGTGCACGGCTACGAGGAGTTGACCCATCTGGCTAAGCAACATGACCGTAAGTTCTATTTTGAATCTGCTGTGATGGATGGAGCTCCCATTTTTTCCCTGTTTCGCGGCAGCCTGCCCGCCCTCGACCTGAAAGCCTTTTTAGGTATCCTGAATTCCACCACCAACCTGGTGCTCACCCGCATGGAAGCCGGTGACAGCTTCGCTGGATCCGTGGCCTATGCGCAATCCATCGGGCTGGCTGAGAGCGATCCTACCGGCGATATTGACGGATGGGATGCAGCCGTAAAAGTTTCAGCCTTGGTCACGGTATTGATGGGTATCCCGCTCAAGCTGGCTCAGATTGACCGTACGGGTATTCGTGGGCTTACCGCGAATGATATCCAACAGGCTCAAGCCCAGGGAAAGCGCTGGAAGCTGGTTTGTAATGCTCGGCGTGAAGGCGAGACGGTCATAGCCAGGGTTAAGCCCGAGCTGGTCGGACCTGATTCACCTTTATACGGCGTAACCGGTACCTCCAGCATTGTCACCTTCGAGACGGATGTCCTCCCACAGCTATCCATTGTGGAAGGCAACCCAGGGCCGGAAACTACCGCATACGGTTTGCTGGCAGATTTTATCAACGCCACGCGCTAG
- a CDS encoding LLM class flavin-dependent oxidoreductase, protein MFYGIYTPNFGAETTPRLLAELAAEAEEAGWDGFFLWDHIVYSRKQLLPLYDPWVTLAGIACHTEHLRFGTTVTPLARRRPWKLARETVTLDHLSGGRLILSVGIGDPDEDDYGTFGESTDRKVRAAMLDEGLEILDGLWSGKPFAFQGEHYQLKKVTFLPTPVQKPRIPIWVGGFWPHKRPFRRAARWDGTFPLNSGGPYTPPPDTLREIRAYIDKHRQSQAPFDMVIMGTTPGNDLKAGQKKIAGYTGTGLTWWLESLYRWRNSIESMRQRIRQGPPRID, encoded by the coding sequence ATGTTTTACGGTATATACACGCCTAATTTTGGAGCAGAAACCACGCCACGTCTGCTGGCTGAGTTGGCTGCTGAAGCGGAAGAGGCGGGTTGGGATGGTTTCTTTCTGTGGGACCATATCGTCTACAGCCGCAAGCAGCTGCTGCCGCTATACGACCCATGGGTTACCCTGGCAGGCATTGCATGCCATACCGAGCATTTACGCTTTGGCACGACCGTCACTCCCCTAGCCCGCCGTCGCCCTTGGAAGCTGGCTCGCGAAACGGTCACCCTCGACCATCTTTCTGGCGGGCGGCTGATCCTTAGCGTGGGCATCGGTGACCCAGACGAAGATGATTACGGCACTTTTGGTGAGTCAACCGACCGCAAGGTGCGGGCCGCTATGCTGGATGAGGGCTTAGAGATCCTGGATGGCTTATGGAGTGGCAAGCCCTTTGCCTTTCAGGGAGAGCATTATCAGCTAAAAAAAGTCACCTTCTTGCCCACGCCTGTCCAAAAACCACGCATCCCAATCTGGGTGGGCGGGTTTTGGCCGCATAAACGGCCATTCCGTCGCGCAGCCCGCTGGGATGGAACATTCCCCCTAAATTCAGGTGGGCCGTATACGCCTCCACCAGATACCCTGCGTGAGATCCGTGCATATATCGATAAGCATCGTCAAAGCCAGGCACCTTTCGACATGGTCATTATGGGCACCACACCCGGCAATGATTTAAAGGCCGGCCAGAAGAAAATAGCTGGATATACCGGAACGGGCCTTACCTGGTGGCTTGAAAGCCTTTACCGCTGGCGCAACTCGATCGAAAGCATGCGCCAGCGTATCCGCCAGGGCCCACCCCGCATCGACTGA
- a CDS encoding alpha/beta hydrolase, with the protein MNIPNLEHVHLPTNGIRLHIVQSGSRYGPLVILLHGFPEFWYGWRHQIQPLADAGFRVWVPDQRGYNLSDKPTGVAAYRLDELAADVAGLIDAAGTDQCYLVGHDWGAAVAWWVSLKYPERVKKVAILNVPHPAVMMQTLTHSLDQLRRSWYMFFFQIPFLPEAILRNDDCQAMVQMLHTTSSPGSFTEQDFDKYLQAWWRKGTLTSMLNWYRAAFQMPPRLAGNQRIKLPTLILWGAQDIALSRQMAKPSLELCDQGRLVFFENASHWVQHDASSSVNQYLIDFFSAA; encoded by the coding sequence ATGAACATACCAAATTTGGAACATGTACACCTCCCAACAAATGGGATTCGCCTGCACATCGTGCAGAGCGGCTCGCGTTATGGCCCGCTGGTGATCCTACTGCACGGCTTCCCAGAATTCTGGTACGGCTGGCGGCACCAGATTCAGCCCCTGGCTGATGCCGGGTTTCGAGTCTGGGTGCCAGATCAGCGTGGCTACAACCTCAGCGATAAACCCACTGGAGTTGCAGCTTACCGGTTGGATGAGCTCGCAGCAGATGTGGCAGGCCTGATCGATGCTGCTGGTACTGATCAGTGTTACCTCGTTGGGCATGATTGGGGCGCCGCTGTTGCCTGGTGGGTGTCATTGAAGTATCCAGAAAGGGTGAAGAAAGTCGCCATTCTGAACGTACCCCACCCAGCTGTGATGATGCAGACCCTCACCCATAGCCTGGATCAATTACGCCGTAGCTGGTATATGTTCTTTTTCCAGATTCCCTTTCTTCCGGAAGCGATCCTGCGGAACGACGATTGCCAAGCTATGGTCCAGATGCTGCATACCACAAGCAGCCCTGGTTCCTTCACCGAGCAGGATTTCGATAAATACTTGCAAGCCTGGTGGCGTAAAGGTACCCTCACCAGTATGCTGAACTGGTATCGGGCTGCTTTCCAGATGCCCCCCCGCTTAGCTGGTAACCAGCGGATTAAGCTGCCAACGCTCATCTTGTGGGGCGCACAAGACATAGCACTAAGCCGTCAGATGGCTAAACCCAGCCTGGAGCTATGTGACCAAGGCCGGCTTGTGTTCTTTGAGAACGCCAGCCATTGGGTCCAGCATGATGCCTCATCGTCGGTCAATCAATATTTGATCGACTTTTTCTCAGCCGCTTAG
- a CDS encoding GNAT family N-acetyltransferase, with amino-acid sequence MELYQYDFSEFDSADLSPMGIYDYPYLDHYWTEPDRSPFLVRVNNMLAGFVLVSRYNYFTGDKDSWVLSEFFIMRKYRHKGVGEFVAGQIFDRFSGDWQVSQIPENAEATAFWRKVIRRYTHGNFREYNLDNEHWRGPIQTFSSPATKRDTLPGD; translated from the coding sequence ATGGAGCTGTACCAGTATGATTTCAGCGAGTTTGACAGTGCTGATCTCAGCCCGATGGGTATATATGACTACCCCTACCTGGACCATTACTGGACCGAGCCTGATCGTTCGCCTTTCCTGGTGCGGGTGAACAATATGCTGGCCGGTTTTGTGCTGGTGTCACGTTACAACTACTTCACTGGTGACAAGGACTCCTGGGTGTTGTCTGAATTCTTTATTATGCGAAAATACCGCCATAAAGGTGTGGGGGAGTTCGTCGCAGGTCAAATATTTGACAGATTTTCGGGTGACTGGCAGGTAAGCCAGATTCCCGAAAACGCTGAAGCGACTGCGTTCTGGCGTAAGGTCATCAGGCGTTATACGCATGGTAATTTCCGGGAATACAATCTGGATAATGAGCACTGGCGTGGTCCAATTCAAACATTCTCCTCACCGGCCACAAAACGTGATACTTTGCCAGGGGACTAA
- the murI gene encoding glutamate racemase, whose product MGIFDSGIGGLTVLQAIHQLMPDEPLLYLADQAHVPYGPRQMDEVRRFSEAITRFLIDQGARLIVVACNTASAAALKHLRTTFPEIPFVGMEPAVKPAAEHTKSGIVGVLATPATFQGELYASVVERFGQGVRLLQNTCPGLVAQIETGAFDSPDTRKILEKALRPMLAQGIDTIVLGCTHYPFVIPVIQEIVGLGVRVIDPAPAVARQVQRLLVASDLMEMGRGLQEQITPFPLHMMRFCTTGKSSDFEKLLKNLLGEITLSEKLIWNQGRLVEG is encoded by the coding sequence ATTGGTATCTTCGATTCAGGCATCGGGGGCCTGACAGTTTTGCAGGCGATCCACCAGCTGATGCCGGATGAACCCCTGCTCTACCTGGCCGACCAGGCACACGTCCCCTATGGGCCACGCCAGATGGATGAAGTGCGCCGCTTCTCCGAAGCCATCACCCGCTTCCTGATTGACCAGGGAGCCAGGCTGATCGTGGTGGCGTGCAACACAGCCTCGGCGGCAGCACTGAAGCACCTGCGGACGACCTTTCCGGAAATTCCTTTTGTGGGTATGGAACCCGCCGTAAAACCGGCTGCCGAGCATACCAAAAGCGGGATTGTGGGCGTTCTGGCTACCCCTGCAACCTTCCAGGGTGAGCTGTACGCTTCGGTAGTTGAGCGGTTCGGTCAAGGAGTGAGACTGCTTCAAAACACCTGCCCGGGATTGGTGGCACAGATCGAAACGGGTGCATTTGACTCCCCGGACACTCGAAAAATACTCGAGAAAGCCCTTCGGCCGATGCTGGCCCAGGGGATCGATACGATCGTGCTGGGTTGCACGCACTATCCATTCGTTATACCGGTTATCCAGGAGATCGTGGGGCTAGGGGTGCGGGTGATCGACCCGGCACCAGCGGTTGCACGACAGGTTCAGCGCCTGCTGGTGGCCAGTGACCTGATGGAGATGGGACGCGGGCTGCAGGAACAGATCACACCTTTCCCATTACACATGATGCGCTTCTGCACCACTGGAAAGTCATCTGACTTTGAGAAGCTGCTGAAGAACCTGCTGGGTGAAATCACCCTGTCGGAGAAGCTGATCTGGAACCAGGGGAGGTTGGTGGAGGGGTGA
- the cyaB gene encoding class IV adenylate cyclase: MNIEGNELEIKFYLSRRNEIEKKISALGKVIAPRVLESNLRFDTPGGSLSSEGKLLRLRRDTRTRVTYKGPGVSQGGAHLRQELEFTVSDFDTARALLEALGYQVYTIYEKYRTTYLVRDLEVVLDELPNGDFLEIEGPDAESIHGLAQQLGFNWDRRIMDSYTVLFERMRTQLGLTFRDLTFENFKGIDAKPEAIGLLPADE, from the coding sequence ATGAATATCGAAGGTAATGAGCTGGAAATCAAGTTTTACCTCTCCCGGCGAAACGAGATAGAGAAAAAAATATCTGCTTTAGGAAAGGTGATCGCCCCGCGGGTGCTGGAGAGCAATCTGCGTTTTGACACCCCTGGTGGGTCATTATCATCAGAAGGCAAGCTGCTACGCTTACGGCGAGACACGCGCACAAGGGTGACTTACAAAGGACCTGGTGTATCGCAAGGTGGTGCGCACCTGCGCCAGGAGCTTGAGTTCACCGTATCAGATTTTGATACTGCCAGGGCACTTTTGGAAGCGCTTGGTTACCAGGTTTACACGATATACGAAAAGTACCGCACCACCTACCTGGTCAGGGACCTGGAAGTCGTGCTGGATGAGCTGCCCAATGGTGATTTTCTTGAAATCGAAGGACCGGATGCTGAAAGCATCCATGGGCTGGCTCAGCAGCTGGGCTTCAATTGGGACAGGCGTATTATGGATAGCTACACGGTTCTTTTCGAGCGCATGCGGACGCAGCTGGGTCTGACTTTTCGTGACCTGACCTTTGAGAATTTTAAGGGGATTGATGCAAAACCTGAAGCCATAGGCCTCCTGCCTGCCGACGAATAG